From the Tachyglossus aculeatus isolate mTacAcu1 chromosome 21, mTacAcu1.pri, whole genome shotgun sequence genome, one window contains:
- the LOC119942572 gene encoding apoptosis-associated speck-like protein containing a CARD, with translation MGSARDHILAALENLTSDEFKKFKTKLLSCPLREGFGRIPRGPLLNMDVIDLTDKIVTTYMEAYGLELTTAVLRDVNQAEATALQMAAGPATPGPVLSGPAFGEAGQQHFVDKHRQALINRVTSVDAILDALYGKVLSEEQYQAIRAEKPSTKQMRQLFEFSLSWDRSCKDQLFQALKVIHPFLVKDLENS, from the exons ATGGGAAGCGCCCGGGACCACATCCTGGCAGCTCTGGAAAACCTCACTTCGGATGAATTCAAGAAGTTCAAGACCAAGCTGCTCAGCTGCCCCTTGAGGGAAGGCTTTGGCCGGATCCCCCGGGGGCCCCTGCTGAACATGGATGTGATAGATCTCACAGACAAGATCGTGACAACTTACATGGAGGCTTATGGACTGGAGCTGACCACTGCCGTCCTGAGGGACGTCAACCAGGCTGAGGCTACTGCCCTGCAAATGGCCGCAGGTCCCg CTACTCCAGGACCTGTTCTATCTGGACCTGCCTTTGGTGAAGCAG ggcAACAACACTTCGTGGATAAACACCGACAAGCTCTCATTAATCGGGTCACCTCGGTGGACGCTATCCTGGACGCCTTGTATGGGAAAGTGCTGAGTGAAGAACAGTACCAAGCCATCCGGGCAGAGAAGCCCAGCACTAAGCAGATGAGGCAATTGTTCGAATTTTCTCTATCCTGGGATCGCTCCTGCAAAGACCAGCTCTTCCAGGCCCTGAAGGTGATCCACCCCTTCCTGGTGAAAGATCTGGAAAACAGCTGA
- the TRIM72 gene encoding LOW QUALITY PROTEIN: tripartite motif-containing protein 72 (The sequence of the model RefSeq protein was modified relative to this genomic sequence to represent the inferred CDS: deleted 1 base in 1 codon) translates to MLWDSLCAFPVLLLGPTNPGSAMSAAPALMQGMYQELSCPLCLKLFECPVTAECGHSFCRSCLARLPQDPQAGGTPCPSCQAPTRPEGLSTNQQLARLVESLAQVPQGHCEEHLDPLSVYCEQDRVLICGVCASLGKHRGHSVVTASEAHQRMKKQLPQQRLQLQEACMRKEKSVALLDRQLTEVEETVRQFQKAVGEQLGVMRTFLSVLEKNLGQEASRVTGEAGAALQGERRGLASYLEQLRQMEKVLDEVTDQPQTEFLRKYCLVTSRLQKILAESPPAARLDIQLPIISDDFKFQVWRKMFRALMPALEELTFDPATAHPSLVVSPSGLRVECMEQKAPPPGDDPQQFDKVMGVVSHQLLSEGEHYWEVDVGEKPRWGLGLISAEAGRRGKLLPIPSQGFWLLGFRDGKVFEAHVESKEPKLLKVEGRPTRIGIYLSFQDGVLSFHDASDPDNLTPLFSFRERLPGPVYPFFDVCWHDKGKNAQPLVLVRQEE, encoded by the exons atg CTGTGGGATTCTCTCTGCGCATTTCCAGTTCTCTTGCTCGGACCCACTAATCCAG gCTCGGCCATGTCAGCTGCCCCGGCCCTGATGCAGGGCATGTACCAGGAGCTGTCTTGCCCCCTCTGCCTCAAGCTCTTTGAGTGCCCGGTCACGGCCGAATGCGGGCACAGCTTCTGCCGGAGCTGTCTGGCTCGCTTGCCCCAGGACCCCCAGGCCGGgggcaccccctgcccctcctgccaGGCGCCCACCCGGCCTGAGGGGCTCAGCACCAACCAGCAGCTGGCACGACTGGTGGAGagcctggcccaggtgccccaggGGCACTGTGAAGAGCACCTGGACCCGCTGAGCGTCTACTGCGAGCAGGACAGGGTGCTGATTTGCGGGGTCTGTGCCTCGCTGGGGAAGCACCGGGGTCACAGCGTGGTGACCGCCTCCGAGGCCCATCAGAGGATGAAG aAGCAGCTCCCCCAACAGAGGCTGCAGCTTCAGGAGGCTTGTATGCGCAAAGAGAAGAGCGTGGCCCTTCTGGACCGCCAGCTGACTGAGGTGGAG GAGACAGTGAGGCAGTTCCAGAAGGCGGTGGGGGAGCAGCTGGGAGTGATGCGGACCTTCCTGTCGGTGCTGGAGAAAAACCTGGGGCAGGAGGCATCTCGGGTGACCGGAGAGGCTGGGGCTGCCTTGCAGGGGGAACGCCGGGGCCTGGCCTCCTACCTGGAACAACTGCGCCAGATGGAGAAAGTGCTGGACGAGGTCACGGACCAGCCCCAGACGGAGTTTCTTCGG aAATACTGCCTGGTGACCAGCAG GCTGCAGAAGATCCTGGCTGAATCACCTCCTGCCGCCCGCCTGGATATTCAGTTGCCCATCATCTCTGATGACTTCAAATTCCAGGTCTGGAGGAAGATGTTCCGGGCCCTGATGCCAG ccctGGAGGAGCTCACCTTCGACCCCGCCACAGCCCACCCCAGCCTGGTGGTCTCGCCCTCGGGCCTTCGGGTGGAGTGCATGGAGCAGAAGGCCCCCCCGCCAGGGGACGACCCCCAGCAGTTTGACAAGGTCATGGGGGTCGTGTCTCACCAGCTGCTGTCCGAGGGCGAACACTACTGGGAGGTGGATGTG GGGGAGAAGCCCcgctgggggctggggctgatCTCCGCGGAGGCCGGGCGCCGGGGcaagctcctccccatcccctcccagggTTTCTGGCTGCTCGGCTTCCGGGACGGTAAGGTGTTCGAGGCTCACGTGGAGAGCAAGGAGCCCAAGCTTCTCAAGGTGGAGGGAAGGCCCACTCGGATTGGGATCTACCTGAGCTTCCAGGACGGGGTGCTGAGCTTCCACGACGCCAGCGATCCGGACAACCTgactccccttttctccttccgtGAGCGGCTGCCCGGCCCCGTCTACCCCTTCTTTGACGTCTGCTGGCACGACAAGGGCAAGAACGCGCAGCCCCTGGTGCTAGTGCGACAGGAAGAGTGA